Within Gemmatimonadota bacterium, the genomic segment ATCGGGGCCCTTGACTACGAACCGCGACGGAGTGTCGGCCAACAGCTCGTTTCGGGCGGCGCCTCCGAGCCCCCGACCCTGGGCGTACAGGGTTCCGCCTTCGCGGGTGATGGTGATCGCGGCGCCGGCACCCAGTTCATAGGCACCGACGTAGCTGTCCAGGAGCTTGGGATCGACCGCGATGCTCTTCCGCGCTGCGATGGGGACGTAGTCTTCACCCCGGAGCAGCGCGATCGCCGCGTCCGCCAGCTCCTGGATCTGCCCGGAGTTCGTCATGTAGTACACCCCAACGCGGGCATCGAGGTCACCCATCATGTTGGCGAGCTGGCCAGGAATGCTCCCGCCGTGGCTGATGATCGTATGCCCCTTGTCGTCTTTCTTGATGAAAAAGCCGAACCCGTAGGCCCCGCCGAATTGGGGCTCGTGCATTTTCCGGATTGAGGCTTCCGACAGAATCCGCCGGCCCTGCCACATCCCGCCGTTCAGGTGCGCCCCGAGGAATCGGGCCATGTCCTCTGGTCTCAAGTAAATGTCGCCAGCGGGGTACACGTCGAAGTGCACCTGAGCCACCGGTCTGGGCTGGCCCGTCGCCCCGCCCGGACTGTACGGCAGTGCCATCACCTCGACCATCTCGGGGGACGGGTACACCGGATGGGGAGTCGTCACGCCTAACGGCCTGAGCAGGCTATCGACGAGGTACTTCTCGTACTCGACGCCTGAGATGTTCTGGACCATGAGCCCTGCCAATCCGAAGGCGAAGTTGTTGTACTCGAACTGGGTTTCAGGGGCCCGGACCGTATAGAGCGTGGATACCATCTGCTCGAGGGTCTTGGGTAGCTCCCGGCGCCAGATCGGTTTGGTGACCGCCCCGGCAATGAGCCCGGACCAGTGCGACAGGACGTGGGTGACGTTGACCGGCTTCTCGCTCTGGAGCCGGTCCTGCACCCGGCTGTTCTCGAGATATCGGTTCACCGGGTCATCCAGTTTGAGCTTCCCCTGATCGACCAGCTGCATCAGGGCCGTGGCCGTGGCGGATTTGAAGCTCGATCCCGTGCTGTAGATCGTCTCGGTCGTCGCCGGGGTCTTGGTCCGCATGTTCGCGTAACCGAACGCCGCTTTCCAGACGATGGAGTCGCCCTTGACCAGCGCGATCGAAACCGAAGGAATGCCCCGTTGCGCGAGCGCGGACTCGATGATGCCGGTCAACACGGTTTTGGTTCGTTCGAGATCGTACCGCCCCGCCTGGGCCGCCGCCCGGGATCCTACGAGTGCCAGCGAGACGATCAGGCCGGCGGATCCGAGTATTCGCTTCATCATGGAGGGCTCCTAGAAATAGAATGGTGGCTATTGCGGGTCCGCGGCACCGCGCCAGCCGGGGCCGCGAACGACCCGGCCCGGCTTGGCACCAGTATGTCTGCCTTCCCGAACCACCTCGACCCCATTGACGAATACGTACTCCACGCCGGTCGACAGTTGGTGCGGCTTTTCGAACGTGCTGTGTTCCTGGATGGTGGCGGGATCGAAGACCACGACATCCGCATACATCCCTTCTCTGAGGAGGCCGCGATCGCGGATCAGCAACCGCTCGGCGACGGCCCCCGTCATCTTCCGAATCGCATCCTCCAGCGGAACGACGCCCTCGTCGCGGACGTATTGGCCGAGGATCCGGGGATAGGTCCCGTAGGCTCGCGGGTGGCCTCCGCCTTTGGCACTGTCCGGATCCATCCCGGCGGCGTCGGTGCCGATGATCATCCACGGCTGCTTCAGGATCGACTTGACGTTGTCCTCATTCATGAGAAAGTAGATCGCGCCGATGTTGCCCTTTTCGGCGAGGAGGAGGTCCATCACGGCATCGAGCCAATCTTTCTTCGTTCCCGCCAGAACGTCCGCGAGGCGCTTTTGCGACCATTGCTGGTTCGCCTCGCTCCGAAGCCTGGTGAGAAGTACCCCCTGCGGCGTGGCCTGCTCGCAGAGACTCTCCCAGTAGCTGGTGGGGTGGGCCACCTCCGCCCGAATCCGGGCTCGCTCCGCCGGATCCGAAAGCCTCTGGATCAGCTTGCCGTCCTCGGAAGCAAAGGGCGGCAGGCAGGCCGCCAGGCCGGTGCCGCCCGCCGTGTACGGATACATGGTCGCTTGGACATCCAGACCCGCCTGTCTGGCCGAGTCGATCTTGGCGATCATGACCGGCATCTTGTTCCAGTTCTTGATGCCCGCCGCTTTGAGGTGATAGATCTCCACCGCCACGCCGGCTTCCCGGCCGATTCGGAGCGCCTCGTCGATGCCTTCGAGCACCCGGTCGGCCTCGGAACGCAGGTGGGTGATGTAGAGGCCGCCGTAGGGCGCCATCGCTTTCGCGACTGCGATCAGCTCTTCAGTGCCCGCAAAGTTCCCGGGTGGATAGATCAACGCCGAGCCGAGGCCGAACGCTCCGTCTTCCATGGCGCGGCGCAGGGCGGCGCGCATCGAGTCGAGCGGCGCACCGACGGCCGCACCCATCTTGAGGCCCATCCCGTACTGCCGCAGCGTGCTGGCACCGACGAAGGCGCCCACGTTGGGAGAGACCCCGTGTGCCTCCATGGCCCGGAGCCAGGCGTCGAAGCCCCGGTCGCCCTGGAATCGGCGCGCGGAGGCAACCACCTGCGGCCCCGAGGCCGACAGATCTTTGAGGGTCAATTCGCTGATTGGAGCCGAGGTGTAGCCCTCGCCCATGATCTCGGTGGTGACGCCCTGGGTCAGCTTGCTCACGGCACGTCCGTCGCCGGTGAGGTAGGGGCCGCCGGCCTGAATGTCGATGAAGCCGGGTGCGACGATTTTGCCCGTCGCGTCGAGGCGACGCCGGGCCGGGGCGCTGCCCAACATGCCGCGGCGGACCACCCGAACCACCCGGTCACCGCGAATCGCGACGTCGCCGTCGAACCAGGGATTGCCGGTTCCGTCGACGACCCGGCCGTTGGTGATGACGAGATCGAAGGTCGAGTCGGATGAAACGCGGCGCTCGTCCTGCGCGGCGACGTCGGCCGGCGCCCCGCCGGCTGCGGTACAACTGGTCACCGCGATGCAGAGCGTAGCGCGGTTCAACAACTGCCGGGTCCGGGATACAACGTGTTCCATGGGACTCCTGGCCTGCTGCGGAAGCGGCCCGTCCGTCGGATCTGCGTGGTGCCAACCGGAGGTGAACGGACCTCAATTGCGACAATCGGACGGTTCACGGGTATAATAGCCCGCGGGCCAAGCGGTCGCCATGACGGGACGCGAACCGGGGGATGGCCTCACCACCGAGGCCCGAGTGTTCTCGGCTCGGGAGGGCCAGAAACCCGATACCCCGGAGCAACACATCTTCCCGCCCGGTGCCACGTCGGCGGTACCACACCTCGGCGAAGGCTCTCAACGCTGACCTTAAAGCGGCGCTGCTGGGCCGCTAGTGTCTTGGAGCGCTGATCGTTACCGCTTTGGCCGGCGGCAATCGTCTGACTGTCGTGACATCGGCATAAGGTAGGCCGGGGAATGACCTACGGGTCGGACGGACAATCGACCTGAATCGCATCCAACGGCCTCCGGGATCTGATCGCTGAGCGAAGATCGCCGGGGGCCGTGACCGCGCCGTGACTCGCACGGCATATCGACTAGGGAGTCGATCCGTTCAGGCTCTGGAGGAGCCCGTAGGTGAGCACGCCGCCGACGATGGCGATGCCGGCCAGCAACGTCTTGCCGATGTGCCGGTACCGGGTCGATACCTCGGTGATATCCCGAACCGGGATGGCCAACCGCTGGATGGCCGTGGCCGTCCGGTGGCCCGTCAACGTGTCGGCGACGATTTTCGGCCGGTAGACGAGCATATTGGGCTCGTAGGCGGTCTTGATCCGGATGACCTCGACCGGCTCGCCGGCCAGTAGGGTCTCGGTGCCGACCGACTGCGGATGCCAGGCGACGCAGCCGGTCGTGTGAATCACCAGGCCGGCCGCCAGAATGCCTAACGTGAGGTGTCGTCGCATCATCTTACCTGGTGGTGGAGGCGGGAAGTCCGAGCCGGTCGGCCCGGGCGGTTGCCTCTCGCTCGAAAATAACGTCATAGGGCGACAGTTGGGCGATGGTCCGCCACCAGCGCGAGGACTCGTCGGGCCGGCCCAGATCCTCCAAGAGTTCCGCCCGGAGGAACCGCTGATAGGTCCCCGCGTAAAACGGCGAGCCCACCGCGAATTGGAACCAGATGTCGGTCCGGAGCCGTTCGAGTGCGGCGAGCGCATCGGCCGGCCGGCCGAGGAGCCGGAGGGTCTCGGCGTCCAAGGTGCGGGCTAACTGTTCGGCCAAGACTTCTGCGCCATGCGGGACTGACAGCTCGGAGAGTGCTTCCCCCCGACGCTGGAGGTCGGCGACGTCGCTCCGCCTGGCCGCCAGCAGGCCGAGCAGGTATAGGCGGAGGTGAGCGTGGAGACCGTCGTGGAACACCAACGGCACCGCCACACTCGGTTTGACTGCGCCCGGGTCGAACGCCTCCAACTCCGCCGTGACCGCCGCCCGCTCGGCCGCGTCGACCGGGCCAATCCGCCGGCGGACCGGGGCCCGGCCGGGACGGCGGGTCCGGCGCTCATCGCGATTAAAGAAGACCCAGTAGCCGGCTGGGTCCGGCAGCCAGCTCAGGGTGCACACCTAACGGCTGGCCCGCGAGTGGCTCACGGTCGAAGGGGCAATCCCGAAGTCGGGGTCGAGGATAATCCCGTCGCCGACGATGAGGAGTCTGATCAGAGCAAAGTGATGAACGGAGTGGCTCACCAGGAACTTGAGCTCCCGGCCAACCGAGGAGGCGGCCCAGTTGGGGATGGCCCGCTCCGGGAGGCCCGACAGGTAGCTGTGGTAGTGCTCAACGACATGACGGAGCTGGGCCCCGACCGGGGGGACCAGCTGCCGCGGCGGTTGGCGTATTGGGCGTCATCCAGCGCGTCGAGCAGCGTCAGGACCTGCTCAAGGCACCGGTCATTGGCACGGATCATCGGATCTTACGGTGCCTCGACTCGATGGGGAACAAAATTGCGGGCCACCGCCTCCCGGACCTGTACGGCCAACAGTCCGCGATCGTTTCCGGTCACCGGCTCATCCCCGAAATGCAGGGTGGCGTCGAACCCCGGCATTTGGCAGAGTTGGAGGACATGGGGCACGAAGCTCATGTCGCCCCACCAACACACGGCCTCCCGGGCCGACGGCATCCCGGGGCGGGTGGTGTAGTGGATCGAGGCAATGCCGACCGGCTTCCCGGTTTGGGCGGCCCACTCGAACAGGGCCGTCCGCATCGGGTGGACGTCATCACCACTGGAACTGGTTCCCTCGGGAAAGACGATCACCCCGTCGCCGCTCGCCACTCGCTGGTCGATCGTCTGGAGGACCCGCTTGGCGTCCCGGCGGCTATTCCGATCGACGAAGATCGTCCCCACCAAGCGAGTCAAATAGCCGATCGCCGGCCACTCGTTGAGCTCCTTCTTGGCCACGAAGACGCCGTGGACCTGGCCGAGCAAGAGCACGATGTCGCAATAGCTCACGTGGTTGGACACCAGGAAAAAAGGGGGCTCTGGCCGGGACCCGCGAACGGTCACCCGCATGTTGACGATCCAGGCCATGCCCCGAGCCCATCGGCTGACAATTCGGTTCCGCCACCAGAGGCGCCGCCGAGGCCAGGGCGAGGCGAACCACATCCCGGCCACCAGGAACACCAAAAGTCCCCCGGTCCACCAGACGATGGCGCCGAGACGGACAACCGGGCGAATGGCCCCGGTCCGCAGCAGCGTCCCGAGGGTTTGCTTGAGATTGCCGCCATACAGTTCGTGTCGGACGTCGGCTTGGGAGGTCACCGGAAAAGGGTGCGGTAGGTGGCTGGGTCAAATTCCCTGGTATCAAGGATAACTAGCCAATCGATGGTCTTGCACAGACGGTCGATGGCCGGGGGACCGAGCACTTTGGCGCCGAGGTGGAGCTAGACTGGAACAACGCCGGCCCGGGAGCGGGTGACCCGGGGGCAACTCGCAACGGCCCCCGGGACGGGGCGCTACCTCGAGGGTCGGGTGCACAAAGCCTGATGCCTCGAGGTGCCGGTGGACCGCCACGCCCATGGCGGGGTCCTGATTCGTGAGCGAGCAACACCCGAAGAAGTAATGCTTCCGATTCCATTCGAGGTACGCGGCGAGTCCGCGCCACAACAGGTGCAGGACCCGGCCACTCCGGTGGTCCTTCGCCACGCAGGCCCGGTCGATTTCGACCGTGGCATCCCGAACGGGGTCGGGCAGGGTCGAGAGGTCGAATTCCGGATCGGCATAGAATCCGCCACCCTGACGCGCCATCTCGGCGGTCTGCATTCGATAGGTCCCGACCACCGCCAAGGAGTCGCGGCGCTGGATCAGCGGGTGTTGGAAGCGGGCGTCCAACTCGTCCTCGTCACGGCCGGTGGCGTGGGACTCGTCGAGGCCCTCGCCTAACTCCAGATTGAAGATCTCATACCGGAGGCGAAGGACCCGGTCGAGATCGTCGGGAGTCCGGGCAAAGCGGACCAGATAGCTACCGGCTTCGACCTGCAGGCCCGGAATGGCTCCCGGGCAGGCCGGATAGAGCGCCGTCGATCCGAGCTTGCCGCCGGTCATGCGTCGGGGAGGCCCCGGATCAAGATCGACTCGGCGGTGGCGGTCGGATGGGCGGCGAGAGTCACGGCCGCGAACCGGCCGACCGATCCGCCAGGGCCGCGGCCAGTGCCAAGAATCCACCGACCAACAAAAATTCGGCCCAGCACCGGGGCAGATGGCGAAGGGAACGGATCATTGGGGCCGGCTCCACAAGCGGTACGCTTTGGCGGCCCAGGCCAGTCCGATAACGAATCCCATGGCGAATCATAGATCCTTGGAATACGGCACAACGTGGGGGCGGGCGTTTCGGTTCCCGGCCCAATCCGGGTGACGGGTATCCGTCACCCGATGGCTCTGGCGCGCGGCCAGCGACCGGGCCAAATTTGGAGGTTGTGTCCCATTGCCCCGGAGACCTGGATGCGTCGAAGTCTTCTGCTCGCCACTGCCTTCTCGCTGGTATTGCCGCCGCTGGTCAAGGCTCAAGTTCCCGCTATCAGCGACAAGGTCAAGGCCTTCGAACGCCTCGATGGTTTCGTGCCGATGTACTGGGATGCCCAAGCTGGCAAGCTCTGGCTCGAGGTGGCGCGGCTGGGCCAAGAGATGCTCTACCTCAACTCCTTGCCGACCGGGGTGGGGTCGAATGACATCGGCCTCGACCGAGGTCAGCTGGGCGGCGAGCGGGTCGTTCGGTTCGAGCGGGTCGGGCCGAAGGTCCTCCTGATCCAACTGAACTATGGGTTTCGGGCGGTGACCGACAATCCTGATGAGCGGCGGGCGGTGGAGCAATCATTCGCCCAGTCCGTCGTCTGGGGTTTCAAGGTCGAGGCGGAGTCGAACGGCGCGGTGCTGATCGACGCGACCGACTTCGTGATGCGAGACGCCTACGACGTGGTGGGGGCCATGCGCCGGAGCGGGCAGGGTACCTTCAAGCTCGATCCGTCGCGGGGGGCTCTCTACCTCGAACGAACCCGGGGCTTCCCCAAGAACTCTGAGATCGAGGCCACCCTCACTTTCCTGAGCGACAATCCCGGCCGGTGGGTCCGGGATGTGGCGGCGAGTCCTGAGGCGGTTACGGTTCGCCAGCACCACTCCTTCGTGGCCCTCCCGGGCGCCGGGTATCTGCCCCGGGTCAGCGATCCGAGAGGCGGCTTCTTCGGGATTAGTTACGCCGACTATGCCACCCCGATCAGCGCGCCGATTCAGAAACAGTTCATCTCGAGGCACCGGCTCCAGAAGAAGGACCCTCGAGCGGCCATGAGCGAGCCGGTGGCCCCGATCGTCTACTATCTCGATCGGGGGGTTCCGGAGCCGATCCGGACCGCCTTGCTGGATGGTGCCCGGTGGTGGAATCAGGCCTTCGAGGCGGCCGGGTACCGGGACGCGTTTCGGGTCGAGTTGATGCCTGAAGGCGCCGACCCCATGGACGTACGGTACAACGTCATCCAGTGGATTCACCGGCAGACCCGCGGTTGGAGCTACGGCGCGACGGTGACCGATCCCCGCACCGGAGAGATCATCAAGGGGCACGTGTCGCTCGGTTCCTTGCGGGTCCGGCAGGATTTTCTGATTGCCCAGGGCCTGACCGCCCCCTTCCTCACCGGCGACGAAACGGCGGCCGAGGCGGAACGGATGGCTTTGGCCCGGATTCGGCAGTTGTCCGCCCATGAGGTGGGTCACACGTTAGGCATCGAACACAATTACATCTCGAGCAGTCAAGGCCGGGCGTCGGTCATGGACTACCCGCATCCCTACGTCAAACTCACCAACGGGCGAATCGACCTCTCAGAGGCCTATCAGGAGGGGATTGGAGCGTGGGACAAGGAGGCCGTCCAGTTCGGCTATCAGGATTTTCCCCCCGGCACCGATGAAAAGGCGGGGTTGGCCGGCATCATCGCGGCCGCCCGGTTCCGGGGCCTCACGTTCCTGACTGACCAGGACGCCAGGCCCGCGGGTAGCGCCCATCCGGAAACCCATCTCTGGGACAACGGTACCAACGTCGCTCGGGAACTCGACCGGATGATGACGGTGCGCCGGGTGGCACTGGAGCAATTCGGCGAACGGGTCATTCCCCGGGGCGCCCCGATGGCGACCCTCGAGGAAGTCCTGGTCCCGCTCTACCTCCATCATCGCTACCAAGTCGAGGCGGCCACCAAGGTCATCGGCGGGCAGTGGTACGATTACGCCTTCCGGGGCGATGGGGTCGTACCCGTCAAGCCGGTGGCGTCCCAGGACCAGTTGGCGGCCTTGGCGTCCGTACTCGCCACGCTCAAGACCTCCGAACTCGCGCTTCCACGGGGGATTCTGGCCAAAATCCCGCCCCGGCCCGAGACCTACCCGGCCCATCGTGAACTCTTCGATCGATCCACTGGGCTGGTCTTCGATGCGATCCGCCCGGCCGCGGCCGCCGCGGACATGGTCGTCCAGTTCCTCTTCCATCCGGAACGGGCGGCGCGCCTGGTGCAACAGCGGGCCCTCGATCCCGGCCAACCGGGGCTCGACTTGGTCATTGACCGGGTCATCGCGGCGACCTTCGACGCCACCGCGCCATCGCCGTATGAGGCCGAAATTGGCCGGGCCGTGCAACGAGTCGTGGTCGACCGGTTGATGTCGTTGGCCGCCTCGGCCTCGATGAGTCAGGTCCGGGCCGTGGCCACCCAGAAGCTCCTGCAACTCGCCGATCGTCCAGTCCGGGCCGCTCTTGGCTCATCCGAAAACCGGGCCGCCCGGGCGCTCTTCGCCGCCGACATCCGCCGGTTTGTTGCCCGCCCCTACGATCCGACCAAACTGATTCCGGCAGCCGATGCTCCGCCCGGGAGTCCGATCGGACTGCCCGATCTCGAGCCCAATCCTTAGGACTTCCGATGCGCCATCTGTTTGCTCGAATTGCTTTTGGGGTGGTGGCTCTAACGGCCGACCTAGCTCCGCTGGCGGCCCAAGCACCGTCGCCGGCCGCCAAGCCCGAAGACGTCAGCTCCATCGACGCCATTGTCGGAGCGTTGTACCACGTGATCTCCGGGCCGGCCGGCCAGAAGCGAGACTGGGATCGGTTCCGCTCCTTGTTTGCCCCGGGTGCCCGGCTGATGCCCACGGGCCGCGATCCCGCCGGCAAAGGGCGGTTGGTCGTGTGGAGCGCCGACGACTATATCAAGACCGCCGGGGGCAACCTCGAAACAACTGGGTTCTTCGAGCGCGAAATCGGCCGGACGGTAGAGCAATACGGGAAAGTGGTCCAGGTCTTCAGCGCCTACGACTCCCGCCGCCTGGCCGCCGATGACAAGCCGTTCGCCCGCGGGATCAACAGCATTCAGCTCTTCGACGACGGCACCCGCTGGTGGATCGTCACGGTGCTCTGGGAGCAGGAGTCCGTGGCCAATCCGATTCCAGCAAAGTACCTGAAGCCCTGATGCGGCCCCGCGGTTGGGCCGCTCTAGTGGCGGGGGGCGCCCTCCTGCTCGGCGGGTCGATACCAGAAGCCGCTCCGCCGCTGTTGTGTGGCCCGGAGGCCGGTGACCGGCTACGGCCCAGTCAAGATCTCTATTGCCTGGAGTTGGTCGCCCGGCCGGACATTCCCGTCTCCGCAACGGCTACCGTGGAACTCGGCCGAGCCGACTCGCCCTTCGACGTCGCGACCAATCGAGTCGGGAACCAGCGATTCGATGCGACGCTGGTCCTCCGAGGGCTCCCGGCCCCGAGTACCCTCGGGCCCTATACCAGCTATGTCGCCTGGGTCACATCGCCGTCCCTCGATCCGATGATTCCGTTCGGTGCGGTGTTGAACGGC encodes:
- a CDS encoding serine hydrolase gives rise to the protein MMKRILGSAGLIVSLALVGSRAAAQAGRYDLERTKTVLTGIIESALAQRGIPSVSIALVKGDSIVWKAAFGYANMRTKTPATTETIYSTGSSFKSATATALMQLVDQGKLKLDDPVNRYLENSRVQDRLQSEKPVNVTHVLSHWSGLIAGAVTKPIWRRELPKTLEQMVSTLYTVRAPETQFEYNNFAFGLAGLMVQNISGVEYEKYLVDSLLRPLGVTTPHPVYPSPEMVEVMALPYSPGGATGQPRPVAQVHFDVYPAGDIYLRPEDMARFLGAHLNGGMWQGRRILSEASIRKMHEPQFGGAYGFGFFIKKDDKGHTIISHGGSIPGQLANMMGDLDARVGVYYMTNSGQIQELADAAIALLRGEDYVPIAARKSIAVDPKLLDSYVGAYELGAGAAITITREGGTLYAQGRGLGGAARNELLADTPSRFVVKGPDLRVSFLKNQAGLVDRLEIENYGGPITTAKKRPAQ
- a CDS encoding GNAT family N-acetyltransferase, which encodes MTGGKLGSTALYPACPGAIPGLQVEAGSYLVRFARTPDDLDRVLRLRYEIFNLELGEGLDESHATGRDEDELDARFQHPLIQRRDSLAVVGTYRMQTAEMARQGGGFYADPEFDLSTLPDPVRDATVEIDRACVAKDHRSGRVLHLLWRGLAAYLEWNRKHYFFGCCSLTNQDPAMGVAVHRHLEASGFVHPTLEVAPRPGGRCELPPGHPLPGRRCSSLAPPRRQSARSPGHRPSVQDHRLASYP
- a CDS encoding DUF5117 domain-containing protein — its product is MRRSLLLATAFSLVLPPLVKAQVPAISDKVKAFERLDGFVPMYWDAQAGKLWLEVARLGQEMLYLNSLPTGVGSNDIGLDRGQLGGERVVRFERVGPKVLLIQLNYGFRAVTDNPDERRAVEQSFAQSVVWGFKVEAESNGAVLIDATDFVMRDAYDVVGAMRRSGQGTFKLDPSRGALYLERTRGFPKNSEIEATLTFLSDNPGRWVRDVAASPEAVTVRQHHSFVALPGAGYLPRVSDPRGGFFGISYADYATPISAPIQKQFISRHRLQKKDPRAAMSEPVAPIVYYLDRGVPEPIRTALLDGARWWNQAFEAAGYRDAFRVELMPEGADPMDVRYNVIQWIHRQTRGWSYGATVTDPRTGEIIKGHVSLGSLRVRQDFLIAQGLTAPFLTGDETAAEAERMALARIRQLSAHEVGHTLGIEHNYISSSQGRASVMDYPHPYVKLTNGRIDLSEAYQEGIGAWDKEAVQFGYQDFPPGTDEKAGLAGIIAAARFRGLTFLTDQDARPAGSAHPETHLWDNGTNVARELDRMMTVRRVALEQFGERVIPRGAPMATLEEVLVPLYLHHRYQVEAATKVIGGQWYDYAFRGDGVVPVKPVASQDQLAALASVLATLKTSELALPRGILAKIPPRPETYPAHRELFDRSTGLVFDAIRPAAAAADMVVQFLFHPERAARLVQQRALDPGQPGLDLVIDRVIAATFDATAPSPYEAEIGRAVQRVVVDRLMSLAASASMSQVRAVATQKLLQLADRPVRAALGSSENRAARALFAADIRRFVARPYDPTKLIPAADAPPGSPIGLPDLEPNP
- a CDS encoding D-aminoacylase; the protein is MEHVVSRTRQLLNRATLCIAVTSCTAAGGAPADVAAQDERRVSSDSTFDLVITNGRVVDGTGNPWFDGDVAIRGDRVVRVVRRGMLGSAPARRRLDATGKIVAPGFIDIQAGGPYLTGDGRAVSKLTQGVTTEIMGEGYTSAPISELTLKDLSASGPQVVASARRFQGDRGFDAWLRAMEAHGVSPNVGAFVGASTLRQYGMGLKMGAAVGAPLDSMRAALRRAMEDGAFGLGSALIYPPGNFAGTEELIAVAKAMAPYGGLYITHLRSEADRVLEGIDEALRIGREAGVAVEIYHLKAAGIKNWNKMPVMIAKIDSARQAGLDVQATMYPYTAGGTGLAACLPPFASEDGKLIQRLSDPAERARIRAEVAHPTSYWESLCEQATPQGVLLTRLRSEANQQWSQKRLADVLAGTKKDWLDAVMDLLLAEKGNIGAIYFLMNEDNVKSILKQPWMIIGTDAAGMDPDSAKGGGHPRAYGTYPRILGQYVRDEGVVPLEDAIRKMTGAVAERLLIRDRGLLREGMYADVVVFDPATIQEHSTFEKPHQLSTGVEYVFVNGVEVVREGRHTGAKPGRVVRGPGWRGAADPQ
- a CDS encoding 1-acyl-sn-glycerol-3-phosphate acyltransferase; this translates as MTSQADVRHELYGGNLKQTLGTLLRTGAIRPVVRLGAIVWWTGGLLVFLVAGMWFASPWPRRRLWWRNRIVSRWARGMAWIVNMRVTVRGSRPEPPFFLVSNHVSYCDIVLLLGQVHGVFVAKKELNEWPAIGYLTRLVGTIFVDRNSRRDAKRVLQTIDQRVASGDGVIVFPEGTSSSGDDVHPMRTALFEWAAQTGKPVGIASIHYTTRPGMPSAREAVCWWGDMSFVPHVLQLCQMPGFDATLHFGDEPVTGNDRGLLAVQVREAVARNFVPHRVEAP